The DNA window CGGTGGGGAGGACGCCGACGACGAAGGGCCTCGATCTGGAGAAACCTGGGGTCGCGGTGGACGAGCGCGGCTTCGTCCATGCCGACGAGCGGCTCCGCACAAGCGTGAAGGGCATCTTCGCGGCCGGGGACGTCGCTGAGCCCCTTCAGTTCACCCACGTCGCTTACGAGACCGGACGGATCGCGGCACTCAACGCGGTGGCACGCCTCCCCGTCCATCGTTTTCGGCCCGCGAGGGTCCCTTGGGTCACCTTCGCCGATCCCGAGGTAGCGCGGGTTGGGATGACCGAGTCGGAGGCCGCCGGCCTCGGTGGACGGGTCGCCTTCTTGCCCATGACAGAAGTGGACCGGGCCGTCTCCGCTGGCAGGACAGAGGGATACATCAAGCTCATCGCCGGTCCTCGGAGGGTGCTGGGTCGCGTGGCGGGGGGACGGTTGCTAGGCGCAACCGTCGTCGCTCCCAGGGCCGGCGAGATGATCCACGAGGTGGTTCTGGCCATGGCGGTCGGGATGTTCCCCGGTCGCCTGGCGCTCGCCACTCACGCCTATCCGACCTGGTCCATGGCGGTGCAACAGGCCGCCGCCCAGTTCTTCGGCGAGTTCAAGGGTCGTAGCGCCCGGCCGGCCTCGGCCGATCTCCAAGACGGCGCGGAGGAATGGACGACGCTCGGGTTGGTCCCTTCACAAAGAGGATCCTCGGACGAGTCGGGGAGCTGACAGGGTGCTTGGGCCCGCAGCGACAGGAACCGACGCCTGCATCTCCCCACGCCCAAGCTGATTGGCTGGGAGGTGAGCTAGAAGAGGTGCGTCATCGTTGCCGCGCCTGCATCGTCGCCCAATCACTTCGATCATTGAGCGGTCGGGAAGCGGTCGGCCGGCCAGGGCTGGCCCCCGTAGCGCTCGATGACGGGCGCCGGGAGTGGCGGCGATCTTCCGATGAGGCCTGGGCCGATGTGGACGACGGCAGGAGTGGCAACCACCCGGAAGGGGTCGTCGGCGACGGCGGCCGGGCTGGCCGCGTCTGCCACGGCGACCAGGGAGCCACCGAAGGTCGCCGCATCGCGGCTCAAGGTGGTGACCGCGGTGAAGGGGTTGTACTCGAGCAGGCGTTGACGGGCCCGCTGTACGGCGGGATCGTCGAAGATCACTCGCACCCCGGCTCTGATCAGCAACAGGGAGGCCCAGCCCGGCGGTCGGCGGGATCGAAGGCTCGAGGGTCGGCGAGCAACGCCCCCGGATCGGCTTGCCCGGCTGTCGCCAGACGGCGAGCCATCCGAGTGCGAACCACCACCGTTGCACGCTCACGGGGTGGGCGCGTCCCAGTCCGGCCGAATCTGGGCGCTGACCTCTCGTAGGTCCCGTGTGAGCTCGTCAAGGGTGGGGCGGCCCCAGAACCAGTAGCCGTCGTAGTGGCGGTGGACGCTCAGGTCCGGGCGGAGCACGAACACCGCGGGGACGAAGGGGTATGCAGGGTGTCGGTGGTCTCCCGCAGGCCGAGGCGCTCGAGCACGGTTCGCTCCGGGTCGCACAGGAACGTCCAGCGAGCCCCCAGCCCCGCTCGAAAGGCGTCGGCCACGGCAGGAGGATCGACGCTGAGCGACAGCATTCGGCTGTAGGCGATCTCGACCTCGTCTTGGAAGGCGATCAGCCGGCGGAAGAACCGCTGCTCCTTGGGACACCACGGGCCTCGGTAGGTCTGGAGAATGGCGGGGTCGCCCCCGACGAGCTCGCTCAGCCGTCGGCGGTTGCCCCCGTGGTCGAGGACCTCGAAGTCGTCGAAGACTTCGATGGTGGGTGCGCCCATCAGGACCCTCTCCCTGGCTCGGTCATGCTTCCAGTACTCGAGGCGCCGTCGCACACCTCTGTCAACCGTGAGCAGCTGGGAAGCGAATGGCGCTTGCTGGTCGAGAAGGCGAAGAGCCGGTGCAGCCAGGCCATGAGGACCGCTCCGGGCGTCTCGCCCTCGACGGTCTCGACGGCCTCGCAAATGGCGTTGACCTCGTCGGTGTAGAGGGCCTCGAGTAGCTCTCGACGGCCGGGGAAGTTTCGGTACACAGTCGCCATGCCGACTCCCGCGCGTCGCGCGATCTCGGCCATCGACACTTCAGCCTCAGGATCGACGAACCCGGATAGGCTATCCGATCCTGAGCGGATCTGGTTTCTACCCACCCACTCACCAACCGCACCGAGCTCGCGGTCACACAATGGATGCTCAAGGGAGCTAGGAGGTCGGGCATGCGG is part of the Acidimicrobiales bacterium genome and encodes:
- a CDS encoding FAD-dependent oxidoreductase — its product is VGRTPTTKGLDLEKPGVAVDERGFVHADERLRTSVKGIFAAGDVAEPLQFTHVAYETGRIAALNAVARLPVHRFRPARVPWVTFADPEVARVGMTESEAAGLGGRVAFLPMTEVDRAVSAGRTEGYIKLIAGPRRVLGRVAGGRLLGATVVAPRAGEMIHEVVLAMAVGMFPGRLALATHAYPTWSMAVQQAAAQFFGEFKGRSARPASADLQDGAEEWTTLGLVPSQRGSSDESGS
- a CDS encoding TetR/AcrR family transcriptional regulator translates to MAEIARRAGVGMATVYRNFPGRRELLEALYTDEVNAICEAVETVEGETPGAVLMAWLHRLFAFSTSKRHSLPSCSRLTEVCDGASSTGSMTEPGRGS
- a CDS encoding redoxin domain-containing protein; the encoded protein is MGAPTIEVFDDFEVLDHGGNRRRLSELVGGDPAILQTYRGPWCPKEQRFFRRLIAFQDEVEIAYSRMLSLSVDPPAVADAFRAGLGARWTFLCDPERTVLERLGLRETTDTLHTPSSPRCSCSART